A single region of the Bacteroidales bacterium genome encodes:
- a CDS encoding formimidoylglutamase: MDISIYFETIQLKGYQYADKTGRKLMGDVVKAYIQPDDFPSFDQADLAIFGVGEDRNSFFNNGCGLAPDLIRRELYKLFQGNFKLNAVDLGNLMRGHTIDDTYFALTTILVELLERNIVPVILGGSQDLTFATYKAYEKLGRIINIAAVDPQFDLGHSGEKLDARSYMSHIILQQPNYLFNYTNIGFQTYFVDQQAITLMKNLYFDTYRLGMVRANMEEVEPMVRNADMISVDIGAVRASDAPGNGNASPNGFYGEEICQIMRYAGLSDKLTSLGLYEVNPRLDRQSQTAQLAGQMIWYFIDGFYSRKGDFPPDKKKDMVKYTVTLKDFKDEVVFYRSNKSERWWMEVPIRSKHRERYERHHLVPCSYQDYQTACQNTLPDRWWQTYQKLM, translated from the coding sequence ATGGATATATCAATATATTTTGAAACAATACAGCTAAAAGGGTATCAATATGCTGACAAGACAGGCCGCAAGCTGATGGGCGATGTCGTAAAAGCTTATATTCAACCTGACGATTTCCCCTCTTTTGACCAGGCAGACCTGGCTATCTTCGGTGTGGGAGAAGACCGGAATTCCTTTTTTAACAACGGTTGCGGACTTGCTCCCGATTTGATCAGGAGAGAATTATATAAGCTTTTTCAGGGGAATTTTAAACTCAATGCAGTCGACCTGGGGAATCTGATGCGGGGTCATACCATTGATGATACTTACTTTGCCCTTACCACCATCCTTGTGGAATTGCTTGAGCGTAACATCGTTCCTGTTATCCTCGGTGGCAGCCAGGACCTGACATTTGCAACATACAAAGCGTATGAGAAACTTGGCAGGATTATTAATATTGCCGCGGTCGATCCGCAGTTCGACCTTGGTCATTCCGGAGAAAAACTCGATGCCCGCTCCTATATGAGCCATATCATTCTGCAACAGCCCAATTATCTTTTCAATTATACCAATATCGGCTTCCAAACCTATTTTGTCGACCAACAGGCAATCACCCTGATGAAAAACCTTTATTTCGACACCTACCGCCTGGGAATGGTGAGGGCTAATATGGAAGAAGTCGAACCGATGGTAAGGAATGCCGATATGATAAGCGTAGATATTGGCGCCGTCAGGGCTTCGGATGCACCCGGGAATGGAAATGCCTCCCCTAACGGCTTCTACGGAGAGGAAATCTGCCAGATCATGCGCTATGCAGGATTGAGCGATAAGCTGACTTCCCTTGGCCTTTATGAGGTTAACCCCAGGCTTGACCGCCAATCGCAGACAGCTCAGCTTGCCGGACAAATGATATGGTATTTTATCGACGGTTTTTATAGCCGCAAAGGGGATTTCCCGCCCGACAAGAAAAAAGACATGGTAAAATATACCGTGACCCTGAAAGATTTTAAAGACGAAGTGGTTTTTTACCGTAGCAATAAGAGCGAGCGTTGGTGGATGGAGGTCCCTATTCGTAGCAAACATCGCGAACGCTACGAACGGCACCACCTTGTACCATGTTCCTACCAGGATTACCAGACCGCCTGCCAGAATACCCTCCCCGATAG